From one Treponema denticola genomic stretch:
- a CDS encoding tetratricopeptide repeat protein, producing MTDILDFPDFPFEFEQNNEQKAQDIVYDAWDCDSSAQRKRLAEKALELDPNCADAYCILAAEYTSYKKKNEYYKKGIEVFRKKYGEKFFSENRGDFWEIFETRPFMRLSAGYGQLLWNNEKKDEAIQIYEELLQLNPNDNQGLRYTLINWFIDQNQLDKVTELLKEYQEGTAFMLFSDLLLSIKKRESDTKILKKYIKAKNANPYVVKYLLKENELPEYLPDYYGFGDENEAVTYCFGSMDVWLKDQDTIKKLKEISDE from the coding sequence ATGACTGATATCTTAGATTTCCCTGACTTTCCATTTGAATTTGAACAAAATAATGAGCAAAAAGCTCAAGATATCGTTTATGATGCATGGGACTGTGATTCATCCGCACAAAGAAAACGATTAGCAGAAAAAGCACTTGAACTTGATCCAAACTGTGCAGATGCATATTGCATTCTGGCAGCAGAGTATACATCATATAAAAAGAAAAATGAGTATTACAAAAAAGGAATAGAAGTATTCAGAAAAAAATATGGGGAGAAGTTCTTTTCAGAAAATAGAGGAGATTTCTGGGAAATATTTGAAACAAGACCCTTTATGCGGCTTTCTGCAGGATACGGGCAATTATTATGGAATAATGAGAAAAAGGATGAAGCGATACAAATATATGAAGAGTTATTACAATTAAATCCGAATGATAATCAGGGCCTACGATACACTTTGATCAATTGGTTTATAGATCAAAATCAGTTGGACAAAGTAACGGAATTACTAAAAGAGTATCAAGAAGGAACTGCTTTTATGCTGTTTAGCGATCTATTACTTTCTATAAAAAAGCGAGAAAGCGACACAAAAATCTTAAAAAAATACATAAAAGCCAAAAATGCAAATCCGTATGTAGTGAAATATTTACTCAAGGAAAATGAATTGCCTGAATATTTACCGGACTATTATGGATTTGGCGATGAAAATGAAGCTGTAACATATTGTTTTGGTTCTATGGATGTATGGCTAAAAGATCAAGATACTATTAAAAAACTAAAAGAGATAAGCGATGAATAA
- a CDS encoding restriction endonuclease subunit S — protein MNTNALRQKILDLAIHGKLVKQDPADESAAILLEKIRAEKEKKIASGELKRGKNDSYIFFGDDNRHYEKFADGRIKDIEDEIPFAVPEGWAWCRLPEVCRKPITDGTHNSPSNSASGDFLYITAKNIKNLDICLDDATYISKEIHESIYSRCSPELNDILLTKDGTIGEVAVNKLNYPFSMLSSVALIKPSNEIFSWFLAYILISDLLQNKMKKDAKGSALKRIILAQINDFLIPLPPLAEQQRIVTKIEELFAQFDFITTAL, from the coding sequence GTGAACACAAATGCATTACGTCAAAAAATATTAGACCTCGCAATTCACGGAAAGCTGGTAAAGCAAGATCCGGCCGATGAGAGTGCAGCCATACTCCTTGAAAAAATCCGTGCAGAAAAAGAGAAAAAAATCGCTTCCGGTGAACTGAAACGCGGTAAAAATGATTCGTATATTTTTTTCGGTGATGATAACAGACACTATGAGAAGTTCGCAGACGGCCGGATAAAGGATATCGAAGACGAAATCCCGTTTGCCGTGCCGGAGGGCTGGGCGTGGTGTAGACTGCCCGAAGTATGCAGAAAACCAATTACTGATGGTACGCATAATTCACCATCGAATAGCGCTTCAGGGGACTTTCTTTATATCACAGCAAAGAATATAAAAAATCTAGACATTTGTTTAGATGATGCAACGTATATTTCTAAAGAAATACATGAGTCTATTTATAGTAGATGTTCACCTGAGTTGAATGATATCTTATTAACTAAAGACGGAACTATTGGAGAAGTTGCTGTTAATAAGTTAAATTACCCTTTTAGTATGTTATCGAGTGTTGCTCTTATCAAACCTTCAAATGAAATTTTTTCTTGGTTTCTAGCATATATTTTAATATCTGATTTATTACAAAACAAAATGAAAAAGGATGCAAAAGGTTCTGCGTTAAAACGTATTATTCTTGCTCAAATAAATGATTTTCTCATTCCTCTCCCCCCGCTTGCTGAGCAACAAAGAATTGTTACCAAAATTGAAGAGCTATTTGCTCAGTTTGATTTTATCACGACTGCGCTTTGA
- a CDS encoding Fic family protein: MINRNEEQNFNKLSEVITEYNKLQISQQLDYDKFYLYSIITHSTAIEGSTVTEIENQLLFDEGISASKPIHEQLMNLDLKAAYEKSFELAKQHTQLTPEILCELSAIVMKNTGTVYNTIGGTFSSSKGELRLVNVSAGRGGKSYMAWQKLPQKLEEFCSWLNAERKSIAEKDIEAQYAFSFRAHYKLVHIHPWADGNGRMSRLLMNFIQYEAGIIPLIIKKENRAEYIQSLSSSQDKDDPAEFLHFMFSHHIRNLSEQIEEYKTSLEMSGS; this comes from the coding sequence ATGATAAATCGGAACGAAGAACAAAACTTTAATAAACTCTCAGAAGTTATAACGGAATACAACAAGCTGCAAATTTCTCAGCAGCTTGATTATGATAAATTCTATTTATATTCGATTATCACGCATTCAACGGCAATAGAAGGCTCTACCGTAACGGAAATTGAAAATCAGCTTCTCTTTGACGAAGGGATAAGTGCAAGTAAACCGATTCACGAACAGCTTATGAATCTTGACCTAAAAGCTGCATACGAAAAAAGTTTTGAACTTGCAAAACAGCATACGCAACTCACACCGGAAATCCTTTGTGAACTTTCAGCTATCGTAATGAAAAACACCGGCACTGTATACAATACAATCGGCGGAACATTTTCTTCCTCAAAAGGAGAACTCAGACTGGTAAATGTCAGTGCAGGGCGAGGCGGAAAAAGCTATATGGCGTGGCAGAAGCTTCCGCAAAAACTGGAAGAATTTTGTAGTTGGCTCAATGCGGAACGAAAAAGCATTGCAGAAAAAGATATAGAAGCTCAATACGCTTTTAGCTTTCGCGCTCATTATAAACTTGTTCACATTCATCCTTGGGCCGACGGGAATGGACGAATGAGCCGGCTTTTAATGAATTTTATCCAATATGAGGCTGGAATAATTCCTTTGATTATAAAAAAGGAAAATAGGGCAGAATATATTCAAAGTCTTTCTTCTTCACAAGACAAAGATGATCCTGCGGAGTTCTTACATTTTATGTTTTCGCATCATATACGGAATTTGAGCGAGCAGATAGAAGAATATAAAACCTCGCTTGAAATGAGCGGCAGCTGA
- a CDS encoding type I restriction-modification system subunit M, with amino-acid sequence MAKKEATQAKPEQALTKKVWNMADVLAAAGIGFTDYIIQLTYLLFLKMDFEKESYGLGSALPDGSKWKDIVQLDGPDQLAKYEKILEILQATDGLIGAIFTEAQNKIAKPALLKKLIGMIDEENWFSMDGDLKGAIYESILEKNGQDKKSGAGQYFTPRPLINAMVDVVQPKIMETVADPACGTGGFLLAAYDYMRKQSDEQSKVDFLQTKALRGNDITPLVVTLASMNLYLHDIGADTTPIKCEDSLEHEPEHLVDVILANPPFGARPAGSVDISTMRSDLIVTTSNNQLNFLQHMMVMLKDGGRAGIVLPDNVLFADGAGEILRKKLLKDFNLHTILRLPTGIFYANGVKANVLFFEKGSPTQETWYYDYRTGIKHTLATKPLKRSDLEDFVNCYCAGHFEDRKETWSPENPNGRWRKYHVNELLARDKTGLDISWIKDGSDTVDCSLAELMQTIQVKSANIAAAVTELSKLIEGIEE; translated from the coding sequence ATGGCAAAAAAAGAAGCAACACAAGCAAAACCGGAACAGGCGCTTACGAAAAAAGTTTGGAACATGGCAGACGTTCTTGCGGCAGCCGGTATCGGATTTACTGATTATATTATTCAGCTGACATATCTCTTATTTCTAAAAATGGATTTTGAAAAAGAATCATACGGTTTAGGCAGTGCACTTCCGGACGGAAGTAAATGGAAAGATATCGTTCAACTGGATGGGCCAGATCAGCTTGCAAAATATGAAAAGATTCTGGAAATTTTACAGGCAACAGACGGACTTATCGGCGCAATTTTTACGGAAGCGCAAAATAAAATTGCAAAACCGGCTCTTCTTAAAAAACTGATTGGAATGATTGATGAAGAAAACTGGTTCAGTATGGACGGAGACCTAAAAGGCGCAATTTACGAAAGTATTCTTGAAAAAAACGGACAGGATAAAAAATCAGGAGCAGGGCAGTACTTTACGCCGCGCCCCTTGATTAATGCTATGGTTGATGTTGTTCAGCCGAAGATTATGGAGACCGTTGCCGACCCGGCATGCGGAACCGGAGGGTTCTTGCTCGCTGCCTATGATTATATGCGCAAACAAAGCGACGAACAGAGTAAAGTGGATTTCTTACAAACGAAGGCCCTTAGGGGAAATGACATTACGCCTCTTGTCGTAACGTTGGCTTCTATGAACCTTTATCTTCATGACATTGGAGCGGACACCACGCCGATTAAATGTGAAGATAGTTTGGAACACGAACCCGAACATCTTGTAGATGTAATTCTTGCAAATCCGCCTTTCGGCGCTCGGCCTGCAGGAAGCGTCGATATTTCGACCATGCGTTCCGATTTGATTGTAACAACAAGCAACAACCAGTTAAATTTTTTACAGCACATGATGGTCATGTTAAAGGACGGCGGAAGAGCCGGAATCGTTCTTCCCGATAATGTGCTTTTTGCAGACGGTGCCGGAGAAATTCTCCGCAAAAAACTGCTAAAAGATTTTAATCTTCATACGATTCTTCGTTTGCCGACCGGTATTTTCTACGCAAACGGCGTAAAAGCAAATGTACTGTTCTTTGAAAAAGGTAGCCCGACACAAGAGACATGGTATTACGATTACCGGACAGGGATTAAACACACACTTGCAACGAAACCGCTTAAACGTTCCGACCTTGAAGACTTTGTAAACTGCTACTGTGCAGGACATTTTGAAGACCGCAAAGAAACGTGGTCGCCCGAAAATCCGAACGGCAGATGGCGTAAATATCACGTCAATGAACTGCTTGCGCGGGATAAAACAGGTCTGGATATTTCTTGGATAAAAGATGGTTCCGATACAGTAGACTGTTCCCTTGCCGAGCTTATGCAAACTATTCAAGTCAAAAGTGCAAATATTGCCGCTGCCGTTACTGAACTTTCAAAACTGATTGAAGGAATTGAAGAATGA
- a CDS encoding type I restriction endonuclease subunit R, giving the protein MTEYKNNHNFRYDNLLPEQKARVYIDAYLEDAGWTVVNRDEFVPEAINAQAVRENILKGNKEADYILYLDGKAIGVLEAKRKENHLGLEVAEQAQNYGNILPDWIRAWKTPLPFIFLSNGETLLFKDMHDEKPSYKVLKKMLTPKDIVKLAGGDIDSEYAKLPSVPSVGAKGLRECQFEAITKLELSFKQGFKKALIVLATGAGKTFTACTAAYRLLNYTSAKRVLFLVDRNNLGKQAEGEFGTYKLTETGNPFSDEYIVHRLKSVEKIGNASVVISTIQRLFAVLTGQEINDADDDEEMDNDENAPGKRIQFTGNILLPPDFFDVIIIDECHRSIYGDWRQVLTYFNNAKIIGLTATPTPEAEAFFNKNRVVNYTLEKSIADGVNVPPRVYRIKTEISESGGTIKDGEKIKKVSNWSGKRRIQKQHEDRQFTKTDIDRSVVIPAQIETVVQAYKDSIYESLYPDRKKDWTMIPKTLFFAKTESHAEDILKAIKKVFKNEFPNGEIPEHYARLITCKSGNSNQLISDFRNNKDFRIAITVTLVATGTDIRPLEILVFMRDIHSEVLYTQMKGRGCRTLADDKLRNVTTNAASKDFYYLVDAVGVTEHEKSMPTPGGSGDIKKVLPLKDLLEHLAHGELSDNNLELLAGYLSRVNKKAESEDIIELNDLLGAITVKQLAVNIFESIMPGSCSLPPYKDINEPNTKRKMLISPLINKVKARKKLLEINAGFIKIALEKQDTLLYAGFSKEQAKEYIVTFETYLDDNKDEIEALRILYNQEKIAITYTMLKDLEKKLIAYNNLFKAEFLWMCYQTLDGESGKVKPLNRETELGVFTNLIQLVRYGYKLDDELVSLKRRFGSYFNLYCGQAWRKFTPEQIEIVRQIAEYIVQNGCITNIELNNSKHDLFVKAVPIFGADKLNAEMQTISKYLFYGKAA; this is encoded by the coding sequence ATGACGGAATACAAGAACAATCATAATTTCAGATATGACAACCTATTGCCTGAGCAAAAAGCGCGTGTTTATATAGATGCATATCTTGAAGATGCCGGCTGGACGGTAGTCAACCGGGATGAGTTTGTTCCCGAAGCGATAAATGCGCAAGCCGTCCGTGAAAATATCTTAAAAGGCAATAAAGAAGCCGATTACATTCTTTATCTTGACGGAAAGGCTATAGGGGTTCTTGAAGCAAAAAGAAAAGAAAATCATTTAGGCCTTGAAGTTGCAGAACAAGCGCAAAATTACGGAAATATTCTGCCCGATTGGATACGGGCATGGAAAACTCCGCTTCCGTTTATTTTTCTTTCAAACGGCGAGACTTTGCTCTTTAAGGATATGCACGACGAAAAACCGAGTTATAAAGTTCTTAAAAAAATGCTCACTCCGAAAGATATTGTTAAATTGGCAGGCGGCGACATTGATTCGGAATATGCAAAACTTCCTTCCGTCCCGTCTGTAGGGGCAAAAGGTTTAAGGGAATGTCAATTTGAAGCAATCACGAAGCTGGAACTTTCATTTAAGCAGGGATTCAAAAAGGCACTTATCGTTTTAGCTACGGGTGCCGGAAAAACATTTACCGCCTGTACCGCTGCGTATCGTCTTTTGAATTATACATCCGCAAAGCGGGTCCTTTTCCTTGTGGATCGTAACAATCTTGGGAAGCAAGCCGAAGGCGAGTTCGGCACCTATAAACTTACGGAAACAGGTAATCCTTTTTCCGATGAATATATTGTTCATCGTCTTAAAAGCGTTGAAAAAATAGGAAATGCAAGTGTCGTCATTTCAACGATTCAACGGCTTTTTGCAGTGCTCACGGGGCAAGAAATAAACGATGCCGACGATGACGAAGAAATGGATAATGATGAAAACGCACCGGGAAAACGAATTCAGTTTACCGGAAACATACTTTTACCGCCGGATTTCTTTGACGTAATTATAATTGATGAATGTCATCGTTCGATTTACGGAGATTGGCGGCAGGTTCTTACTTATTTCAATAATGCAAAAATCATCGGACTGACGGCAACTCCGACACCTGAAGCTGAAGCGTTTTTTAATAAAAACCGGGTAGTAAATTACACTTTGGAAAAATCCATTGCCGACGGTGTTAATGTTCCTCCGCGTGTGTATAGAATTAAAACCGAAATCTCGGAAAGTGGCGGCACCATTAAAGACGGTGAAAAAATCAAAAAAGTTTCCAACTGGAGCGGTAAAAGAAGAATACAAAAACAACATGAAGACCGGCAATTCACCAAAACGGACATAGATAGAAGTGTCGTGATTCCGGCACAAATTGAAACGGTTGTTCAAGCATATAAAGATTCTATCTATGAGTCTCTGTATCCGGACAGAAAAAAAGATTGGACTATGATTCCAAAAACGCTTTTCTTTGCAAAAACAGAAAGCCATGCAGAAGACATATTGAAAGCAATCAAAAAAGTTTTCAAAAACGAATTTCCTAACGGAGAAATCCCCGAACATTATGCCCGGTTGATTACGTGTAAATCCGGAAATTCAAATCAACTGATAAGCGATTTTAGGAATAATAAAGATTTTCGGATTGCAATTACCGTTACGCTTGTTGCAACAGGCACCGATATCAGGCCTTTGGAAATTCTTGTTTTTATGCGCGATATACATTCCGAAGTTCTCTACACTCAGATGAAAGGACGCGGATGCAGAACGCTTGCCGATGATAAACTAAGAAATGTAACCACAAATGCGGCCTCAAAAGACTTTTATTATCTTGTGGATGCCGTCGGCGTAACGGAACACGAAAAATCAATGCCGACTCCGGGCGGAAGCGGCGATATAAAAAAAGTCTTACCGCTCAAAGACCTTCTTGAACATCTTGCACACGGAGAATTATCCGATAATAATTTGGAACTTTTAGCAGGTTATCTTTCACGCGTAAATAAAAAAGCCGAATCGGAAGATATTATCGAACTTAATGACTTACTCGGCGCTATTACCGTAAAACAATTGGCTGTAAATATTTTTGAATCAATCATGCCCGGATCTTGCAGTTTACCCCCCTACAAAGATATTAACGAGCCGAACACGAAAAGAAAGATGTTGATTTCCCCGCTCATAAACAAGGTAAAAGCCCGCAAAAAACTTTTGGAAATCAATGCCGGATTTATTAAAATTGCCCTTGAAAAACAGGATACGTTATTGTATGCAGGATTTTCAAAAGAACAGGCAAAAGAATATATCGTTACATTTGAAACCTATCTTGATGACAATAAAGATGAAATTGAAGCATTAAGAATTCTTTATAATCAGGAAAAAATCGCCATCACGTATACGATGCTTAAAGATTTGGAAAAGAAACTGATTGCGTATAATAACCTGTTCAAGGCGGAATTCTTATGGATGTGCTATCAAACACTGGACGGAGAAAGCGGAAAAGTAAAACCTTTAAACAGAGAAACGGAACTGGGCGTTTTTACCAATCTTATTCAACTGGTAAGATACGGATATAAGTTGGATGATGAACTTGTGTCCCTTAAAAGACGATTCGGCAGTTATTTCAACCTTTATTGCGGACAGGCTTGGCGCAAATTTACGCCGGAACAAATTGAAATTGTGCGGCAGATTGCGGAATACATTGTACAAAATGGCTGTATCACGAATATTGAATTAAACAATTCAAAACATGATTTGTTTGTAAAAGCCGTTCCAATCTTCGGAGCCGACAAACTAAATGCGGAAATGCAGACAATCTCAAAATACTTATTCTACGGAAAGGCAGCATAA
- a CDS encoding GNAT family N-acetyltransferase, translated as MIKILKIENKDEKAKIVEEVLTDLPEWFGLPESTKEYINDSKELDLWAAKENDKIIGFITLTESSPDCADVHCMGVKKIYHNKGIGTLLFNELKKFASTKYDYIQVKTVDEGHYKEYDQTIAFYKKQGFKKLEVFPTLWDEWNPCLIMIQKL; from the coding sequence ATGATAAAAATTCTAAAAATAGAAAACAAAGACGAAAAAGCAAAAATTGTCGAAGAAGTTTTGACTGATTTACCGGAATGGTTCGGCTTGCCTGAAAGCACAAAAGAGTATATCAATGATTCAAAAGAATTGGATTTATGGGCAGCAAAAGAAAATGATAAAATTATCGGGTTTATAACATTAACCGAATCAAGCCCTGATTGTGCTGATGTGCATTGTATGGGAGTAAAAAAAATATATCACAATAAGGGAATCGGCACATTATTATTTAATGAGCTGAAAAAATTTGCTTCAACTAAATATGATTATATACAGGTAAAAACGGTGGATGAAGGACACTATAAAGAATATGACCAAACAATAGCCTTTTATAAAAAACAAGGATTTAAAAAATTAGAAGTTTTTCCCACACTTTGGGATGAGTGGAATCCATGTTTGATAATGATCCAAAAATTATAA
- the hflX gene encoding GTPase HflX, translating into MYITDNETKKALLIFTDIFSGPASSSYISRSSLQEKSADALKEIEEKELQSLVETIFLKPISSLRFRIAKENPATLVGSGQLEKIAQAIEEEGADLVVFNSAVSPRIQRNLEAALNTCVIDRSEVIIQIFADRAQTREAVLQAELARLEYSMPRLTRRWTSLAQQRGGAKGTRGASRGAGEKKLELDRRRLKTEIAKLKKQVERVRLQRSEQRKTRLNGDKKIGAIVGYTNAGKSSLLKKLSGAEVFTEDKLFATLDAETRKVFLQKGDKNIQILLTDTVGFVSNLPHQLINAFRSTLEEAALADFLIIVCDAAHPAMPECLEVTKKVLDELSCSGKPSIIAINKMDEVFDETQILSLKERYPEAVEISVKTGEGLEGLKEKIADIIIFDK; encoded by the coding sequence ATGTATATAACCGATAACGAAACAAAAAAGGCCCTACTTATTTTTACCGATATATTTTCAGGGCCGGCTTCAAGCTCTTATATAAGCCGCTCCTCCTTACAGGAAAAAAGTGCAGATGCTCTAAAAGAAATAGAAGAAAAGGAGCTGCAAAGCCTCGTTGAAACTATCTTTTTAAAACCCATATCCTCCCTCCGTTTTAGAATAGCAAAAGAAAACCCTGCAACTCTTGTAGGTTCGGGGCAACTTGAAAAAATTGCTCAAGCGATCGAAGAAGAAGGAGCCGACCTTGTTGTCTTTAACAGTGCTGTAAGTCCCCGTATTCAGCGAAACCTTGAAGCAGCCCTTAACACCTGCGTTATAGACCGCTCCGAGGTTATTATCCAAATATTTGCGGACAGGGCTCAAACAAGGGAGGCCGTATTGCAGGCTGAACTCGCCCGTTTAGAATATTCTATGCCCCGCCTTACCAGAAGATGGACAAGCCTTGCCCAGCAAAGAGGTGGGGCAAAAGGAACTAGAGGCGCTTCCAGAGGTGCGGGCGAAAAAAAACTTGAGCTTGACAGAAGGCGCTTAAAAACCGAAATTGCCAAGCTCAAAAAACAGGTAGAGCGGGTAAGACTTCAACGGAGTGAACAGCGTAAAACCCGCTTAAACGGAGATAAAAAAATAGGAGCTATCGTAGGCTACACAAATGCCGGAAAATCCTCCCTTTTAAAAAAACTTTCGGGAGCGGAAGTATTTACCGAAGACAAGCTTTTTGCAACCCTTGATGCCGAAACCAGAAAAGTTTTTTTACAAAAGGGCGACAAAAATATTCAAATTCTATTGACCGACACCGTAGGCTTTGTAAGTAATCTGCCTCACCAGTTGATTAATGCCTTCCGCTCGACCTTGGAAGAAGCAGCCCTTGCAGATTTTTTAATCATAGTATGCGATGCAGCCCATCCTGCAATGCCGGAATGTCTTGAAGTAACAAAAAAAGTCTTAGACGAGCTTTCTTGCAGTGGTAAGCCCTCTATAATTGCTATAAACAAAATGGATGAAGTTTTTGATGAGACCCAAATACTGAGCTTAAAAGAGCGATACCCCGAAGCCGTAGAAATTTCGGTTAAGACGGGCGAGGGTCTTGAAGGTTTAAAGGAAAAAATAGCCGATATAATTATTTTTGATAAATAA